A region of Reichenbachiella carrageenanivorans DNA encodes the following proteins:
- a CDS encoding ArsO family NAD(P)H-dependent flavin-containing monooxygenase: MKETFDTIVIGGGQSGLACGYYLRRAKLNFLIIDKQQVAGGAWLNAWDSLTLFSPADYSSLPGWLMPKSENKFPLKKEVIDYLSKYEAHYQLNVKRGVETIQITKDNSFFQVHSNQGIFKCKTIISATGTWENPFIPKLKGLENFKGLQIHSRNYKNPDAFVGLKTLVVGEGNSGAQIVAETSKVTTVKWSTKRDPEFLPDEVDGYYLFNVATAKYKAEKEGKPFDASQYNLGNIVMVPPVKEARKRGVLVSSGSFHKLTKNGVVWDSGMEEEFDAIIWCTGFGYATDYLKSLVKTDERGIAKTQESRSLEVDGLWLVGYGGWTGYASATLVGLNRTAKQTIKEIEEYFKVYS, encoded by the coding sequence ATGAAAGAGACATTTGACACCATTGTAATTGGGGGAGGACAAAGTGGTCTAGCTTGTGGCTACTATCTTAGAAGAGCCAAATTGAATTTTTTAATTATTGATAAACAACAAGTTGCTGGGGGTGCTTGGTTAAATGCTTGGGATAGCTTAACTCTTTTTTCACCAGCCGATTATAGTTCTTTGCCTGGATGGTTGATGCCAAAATCTGAAAATAAATTTCCATTAAAAAAAGAGGTAATTGATTATTTATCAAAATATGAAGCACATTACCAGTTAAATGTAAAACGTGGAGTAGAAACTATCCAAATCACAAAGGATAATAGTTTTTTTCAAGTTCATTCCAATCAAGGCATTTTTAAATGTAAAACAATTATTTCCGCAACTGGAACTTGGGAAAATCCCTTCATTCCAAAATTAAAAGGCCTAGAAAATTTTAAAGGCCTTCAAATTCATTCTCGTAATTACAAAAACCCAGATGCTTTTGTAGGTTTAAAAACTTTGGTAGTAGGAGAAGGTAATTCAGGTGCGCAAATAGTAGCAGAAACCTCAAAAGTCACCACCGTAAAGTGGTCAACTAAAAGGGATCCTGAATTTTTACCTGACGAGGTAGACGGCTATTACCTGTTTAACGTAGCCACTGCAAAATACAAAGCTGAAAAAGAAGGAAAACCTTTTGATGCATCACAATACAACTTAGGAAATATAGTAATGGTACCACCTGTGAAAGAAGCTCGAAAAAGAGGAGTTTTGGTATCGAGTGGGTCATTCCACAAACTAACTAAAAATGGTGTAGTATGGGACAGTGGTATGGAAGAGGAATTTGACGCCATAATTTGGTGCACCGGTTTTGGGTACGCCACAGATTATTTAAAATCATTAGTAAAAACGGATGAAAGAGGTATAGCCAAAACTCAAGAAAGTAGATCACTAGAAGTTGATGGTTTGTGGTTAGTTGGTTACGGTGGCTGGACAGGGTATGCATCGGCTACCCTCGTAGGACTAAACAGAACTGCAAAACAAACCATTAAAGAAATCGAAGAATATTTTAAGGTATATTCTTGA
- a CDS encoding outer membrane beta-barrel protein: MKRITVCIAMMAITLTSYGQEITKSKVFGRLVDKTDGSMIIGATVQIHNLKDSSKSRYAITDVQGIFLMNEVEQAFYKMSIKSLGYKPYTRTVRISLEEMNFGNLLLEQDLKVLEDVEIQGAIVAMEVKGDTVLYNADAYKVNPDASTADLVKKMPGIVIDENGVTANGETVEQVLLDGKRFFGQDPLLSLNTIPAEVVQKVEVFDQQSERSQFTGYDDGNTTRTMNVVTKEDKRNGQFGKAYAGYGTDSRYKAGANINSFKGDQRLTVIGMTNNINQQNFSGEDLAGLSGGGGGFRRGNNNLMTGTQNGITQTHSLGLNFTDEWSEKVKFEGSYFYNQTNNSRDQVTGREIYNGDSIQYYDENKNADTDNLNHRFNSRISYDINKKNKLVIRPSISYQDNESLTYTDGSTVDGFGTVLNQTKNNYLSGNEAFNVNNEISYMHKFDKIGRTVSLEVETQYKETDRENYYEDISLDSITQYLTDEIDYTIGTTLGYTEPVGNTAQLSATYELSYRERNADKNTYIINPDTGVGDFNEQLSNHFISGYTQHKTEVSLSNRTPATFYQFGLGYQYAKLDNQQVQPDAGNFVNGFSSILPSAMGRVQLGSEADLFIRYRTSTSTPSINQLQNVIDNSDPLFISIGNPELNQSYTHSLMMRFNKPNPDKNRSLSNFTRVETTHNYITNETTYAPKDSVYTGGIVVQRGAQISRPINMNGYWNINNNTTHSFLIDKIKSNLNTTVGFNYRRLPGRTNDQINISNTYTGNIKLALVSNISENFDFNVYYDVSSNLVNNSIETISNTNYTTQTTGAKLNWIFGGGFVFRNDIYYQKYNGIEDSFDSQYVLWNMSVARKFLKNDAGELELSVFDLLGQNQSFSQSVNAAYVQEVRTEVLQQYFMLTFTYQLRRFASAK, translated from the coding sequence ATGAAGCGTATCACCGTATGTATCGCCATGATGGCGATAACCCTAACGTCCTACGGACAGGAAATCACAAAAAGCAAAGTATTTGGCAGACTAGTAGACAAGACCGATGGCTCTATGATCATCGGTGCTACCGTCCAAATCCACAACCTCAAAGACTCCTCCAAATCCCGCTACGCCATCACGGACGTACAGGGCATCTTTTTGATGAATGAGGTCGAACAGGCTTTTTACAAAATGAGTATCAAAAGCCTAGGATACAAACCCTACACCCGTACGGTTCGGATCTCGCTAGAGGAAATGAACTTTGGCAACCTCCTCTTGGAACAAGACCTCAAGGTGCTCGAAGACGTAGAGATTCAAGGTGCCATCGTGGCCATGGAGGTGAAAGGCGACACCGTACTATACAATGCCGACGCCTACAAAGTGAACCCCGATGCCAGTACAGCTGATTTGGTAAAAAAAATGCCTGGTATCGTGATCGACGAAAACGGTGTGACCGCTAATGGTGAAACAGTAGAACAAGTACTCCTCGACGGCAAGCGTTTTTTCGGACAAGACCCCCTCCTCTCTCTCAACACAATCCCTGCAGAGGTGGTACAGAAGGTAGAAGTATTCGACCAGCAAAGTGAGCGCTCGCAGTTTACAGGCTACGACGACGGCAACACCACCCGAACCATGAATGTGGTCACCAAAGAAGACAAACGCAATGGCCAATTTGGCAAAGCCTATGCCGGCTATGGCACAGACAGCCGCTACAAGGCTGGCGCTAATATCAACAGTTTCAAAGGAGACCAGCGCCTGACTGTGATCGGAATGACTAACAACATCAACCAACAGAATTTTAGCGGAGAAGACCTGGCAGGACTCAGTGGCGGCGGAGGAGGCTTTCGCCGTGGCAACAACAACCTCATGACAGGCACACAAAATGGGATCACCCAAACCCATTCGCTCGGACTGAATTTTACCGACGAATGGAGCGAGAAGGTAAAATTCGAAGGCAGTTATTTTTATAATCAAACAAATAACAGCCGCGACCAAGTGACTGGACGTGAAATCTACAATGGGGACAGTATTCAATACTACGACGAAAACAAAAATGCCGATACTGACAATCTCAACCATCGGTTTAATTCCAGAATTTCGTACGACATCAACAAAAAAAACAAATTGGTCATTCGCCCGAGCATCAGCTATCAGGACAACGAAAGCCTAACCTATACCGATGGGTCTACCGTAGACGGGTTTGGCACAGTACTCAACCAAACGAAAAACAATTACCTCAGTGGCAATGAAGCCTTTAATGTCAACAACGAAATCAGCTACATGCACAAGTTTGACAAAATCGGCCGAACTGTATCGCTAGAAGTAGAGACGCAGTACAAAGAAACAGACCGAGAAAACTATTACGAAGATATCTCCTTGGACTCCATCACTCAATACCTGACTGATGAAATAGACTATACCATAGGCACCACACTGGGCTATACCGAACCCGTAGGCAATACAGCTCAACTATCGGCTACCTACGAACTCAGCTATCGAGAGCGCAATGCAGACAAAAACACTTACATCATCAACCCTGACACTGGCGTTGGCGATTTCAACGAACAGTTGTCCAACCATTTTATCAGTGGATATACTCAGCACAAAACAGAGGTGTCCTTGAGCAACCGGACTCCAGCCACCTTTTATCAATTTGGGTTAGGCTACCAATATGCCAAGCTCGACAACCAACAAGTGCAGCCTGATGCTGGCAATTTCGTTAATGGATTCAGCAGCATACTCCCCTCCGCCATGGGAAGAGTACAGTTAGGCAGCGAGGCAGATCTATTCATAAGGTACCGTACGAGTACGTCTACCCCATCGATCAATCAGCTCCAAAACGTAATAGACAATAGCGATCCGCTATTTATTTCGATAGGAAACCCAGAACTCAACCAGAGCTACACACATTCGCTCATGATGCGGTTCAATAAACCAAATCCAGATAAAAACAGATCGTTGTCAAATTTTACCAGAGTAGAAACCACCCACAACTACATCACCAACGAAACCACCTACGCACCCAAAGATTCCGTATACACAGGAGGGATCGTTGTACAACGCGGGGCTCAAATCTCTCGTCCGATCAACATGAACGGGTATTGGAATATCAACAACAATACTACGCACAGCTTTTTGATCGACAAGATCAAATCCAACCTCAACACAACAGTAGGATTCAATTACCGTAGATTGCCTGGGCGTACCAACGACCAAATCAATATTTCCAACACCTATACAGGCAATATCAAATTGGCCTTGGTGAGCAACATCAGCGAAAACTTTGATTTCAATGTATATTACGATGTGAGCTCCAATCTAGTCAACAACTCGATAGAGACCATTTCCAATACCAATTACACCACGCAAACGACTGGAGCCAAACTCAATTGGATATTTGGTGGTGGATTTGTGTTTCGCAACGACATCTACTATCAAAAGTACAACGGCATCGAAGATTCATTCGACAGCCAGTATGTACTCTGGAACATGAGTGTGGCGCGTAAATTTCTCAAAAATGATGCAGGAGAATTGGAACTTTCTGTTTTTGACTTACTGGGACAAAACCAAAGCTTTTCGCAAAGTGTGAATGCTGCCTATGTGCAAGAAGTTCGTACAGAGGTACTGCAGCAGTATTTCATGTTGACTTTCACTTATCAGCTCCGACGATTCGCCAGTGCCAAGTAA
- a CDS encoding N(5)-(carboxyethyl)ornithine synthase, with amino-acid sequence MNKLIFGVIGTSMKEDENRIPIHPEHLSRISESVRKQLIFEKGYGKPFHISDEEIAAQTGGIASRSEILSDIGCAIIAKPIVSDLEQLKVGGTLWGYPHCAQQMPVTQVAIDRKLTLIAFEDMFVWHPNGQMGRHTFYKNNELAGYSAVMHALQLKGIDGHYGNQRKVVIFSFGAVSRGAVYALKAHGFRDITICIQRPDHEVREEVLDVHYVRLRSGNPGEPRMMIVEHDGSERPLMELIKESEIIINGTYQDTEEPIDFVIEEEKANLNPGTLIIDVSCDEGMGFYFAKPTTFKHPIIYVDGVDYYAVDHTPSYYWESASRSLSAALIVHLSSVIAGPQGWDENSTIKNAINVNQGTIVKDHILKFQDRQKDYPHLING; translated from the coding sequence ATGAATAAGCTAATTTTTGGCGTTATCGGTACTTCTATGAAGGAAGACGAAAACCGCATTCCCATCCACCCAGAGCACCTCAGTAGAATCTCAGAATCCGTAAGGAAACAACTCATATTTGAAAAAGGATATGGCAAACCCTTCCATATTTCTGATGAAGAAATTGCCGCACAAACCGGTGGGATTGCATCGCGAAGCGAAATTTTATCAGATATAGGCTGCGCGATCATTGCCAAACCTATCGTGTCAGATTTAGAACAATTGAAAGTCGGCGGAACGCTGTGGGGGTATCCGCATTGTGCTCAGCAGATGCCAGTGACTCAGGTGGCGATTGACCGTAAACTGACTTTGATCGCATTTGAAGATATGTTTGTGTGGCACCCTAATGGGCAAATGGGAAGACACACGTTCTATAAAAATAATGAGTTGGCTGGATATAGTGCTGTCATGCATGCTTTGCAGCTGAAAGGTATAGATGGCCATTATGGCAATCAGCGCAAAGTGGTTATTTTTAGTTTTGGAGCTGTGAGTAGGGGAGCTGTTTATGCACTGAAGGCACATGGCTTTCGAGACATCACCATTTGTATCCAAAGACCAGATCATGAAGTAAGAGAAGAAGTTCTCGATGTACATTATGTCCGTTTGAGAAGTGGAAACCCAGGAGAACCACGGATGATGATCGTAGAGCACGACGGATCAGAAAGACCACTGATGGAATTGATCAAAGAATCCGAAATCATTATCAATGGAACCTATCAAGATACTGAAGAGCCTATCGATTTTGTGATCGAAGAGGAAAAAGCTAACCTCAATCCGGGAACTTTGATCATAGATGTGAGCTGCGACGAAGGCATGGGCTTTTATTTTGCGAAGCCTACTACTTTCAAGCACCCCATCATATATGTGGATGGGGTAGACTACTATGCGGTAGATCACACACCGAGCTATTATTGGGAAAGTGCCTCAAGATCACTTTCTGCAGCTTTGATTGTCCACCTGTCTTCTGTGATCGCAGGGCCTCAAGGCTGGGATGAAAACAGTACCATCAAGAACGCAATCAATGTCAATCAAGGAACTATCGTAAAGGATCATATCTTGAAGTTTCAAGATCGCCAGAAAGACTATCCACATTTAATCAATGGATAA
- a CDS encoding CotH kinase family protein, producing MKNSTLNIRFKTPVLLVMLSFFVACIDNDNIEDSTDETTESIDDTVFEATDWSADTHSNDADPNYEEVFEDDAVKRLDIVITPARWQAMLDDMTSLYGTFGTHSNHSSIFADENPIFVPAEVFYKDKEWYRVGVRFKGNSSLLNTWQDGNLKLSFKLDFDEFEDDYPQIDNQRFYGFKKLSLKNNYNDKSMLREKVAADIFRNAGLASSHTAFYTVYVDHGDGPIYFGLYTLVEEVDDTVIDTQFADNDGNLYKPDGDAASFASGSFSESDFVKETNEDDEDWSDIESLFSVLHDDSRITDATTWRTNLEKTLDTDVFLKYLATNTVIQNWDTYGRMTHNYFLYNNPDNGLLTWIPWDNNEALQQGNREGSLPLDFAKLSASQWPLIGYLYSDDVYKAQYDTYVEEVINGVFETATIQATYTKYATLIEPYATTETSGYSFLNNSSEFQTAVNELKTHATQRATAVENYLE from the coding sequence ATGAAAAATTCAACCTTAAATATTCGGTTTAAAACACCTGTATTATTGGTTATGCTTAGCTTTTTTGTCGCTTGTATCGACAACGACAACATCGAAGACAGTACGGATGAAACTACAGAGAGCATCGACGACACCGTTTTTGAAGCCACTGACTGGAGCGCCGATACGCACAGCAATGATGCAGACCCTAATTATGAAGAAGTATTTGAAGACGATGCCGTAAAGCGGTTGGATATTGTAATCACACCAGCTCGCTGGCAAGCCATGCTCGATGACATGACGAGCCTATACGGAACTTTTGGCACGCACAGTAACCACAGCAGTATCTTTGCAGATGAAAACCCCATTTTTGTACCAGCAGAGGTGTTTTACAAAGACAAAGAGTGGTATAGAGTGGGCGTCCGATTCAAAGGCAATTCAAGCCTACTAAACACATGGCAAGATGGCAACTTGAAACTTTCCTTCAAACTAGATTTTGATGAATTCGAAGATGACTATCCGCAGATAGACAACCAGCGTTTTTATGGATTCAAAAAATTGAGTCTAAAAAACAACTACAACGACAAATCCATGCTTCGTGAAAAAGTAGCTGCCGATATCTTCAGGAACGCCGGTCTGGCTAGTTCACACACAGCCTTTTATACGGTATATGTAGACCATGGAGACGGTCCTATTTACTTTGGCTTATATACCCTAGTAGAAGAAGTAGACGATACGGTGATCGACACACAATTTGCCGACAACGACGGCAACCTCTACAAACCAGACGGCGACGCGGCTAGCTTTGCCTCTGGCTCTTTTAGCGAGTCGGATTTTGTAAAAGAAACAAACGAAGACGATGAAGACTGGTCTGACATCGAAAGCCTGTTTAGCGTATTACACGACGACTCTCGCATCACGGATGCGACTACTTGGAGAACCAATCTGGAAAAAACACTCGATACGGATGTATTCTTGAAGTACTTGGCCACCAATACCGTGATCCAAAACTGGGACACCTATGGTAGAATGACTCACAACTACTTCCTGTACAACAATCCCGACAACGGACTACTCACATGGATTCCTTGGGACAACAATGAAGCTCTTCAACAGGGAAATAGGGAGGGTTCCTTGCCGTTGGATTTTGCAAAGCTCTCTGCTTCTCAGTGGCCATTGATTGGCTATTTGTATTCTGACGATGTGTACAAAGCACAATACGACACCTACGTAGAGGAAGTCATAAATGGCGTTTTTGAAACAGCTACTATACAAGCCACATATACCAAATATGCCACACTGATAGAGCCTTATGCTACTACCGAAACTTCAGGCTATAGCTTCTTAAACAATAGTTCTGAATTTCAAACGGCAGTGAACGAGCTCAAAACTCACGCAACCCAACGCGCCACAGCAGTAGAAAATTATTTGGAATAG
- a CDS encoding RNA polymerase sigma factor — protein MIQENEWLEQMASGSDEALVWFYNQYATKVYNTIISYTKNAEDAEEVLQDVFVTLFNTAAKFKHEASVSTWIYRIAVNKSLDFLRKKNSAKRMGVFSSLYKKGSNETIIEPVDFVHPGVTLENSEDAKLLFRVIDRLSDNQKTAFILTQIEGLPQQEVADIMKITRKSVESLLQRAKANLRIALENYYPERGKTSKNTSS, from the coding sequence ATGATTCAAGAAAATGAATGGTTGGAGCAGATGGCAAGCGGGAGCGACGAAGCTTTGGTGTGGTTTTACAACCAATACGCCACCAAAGTGTACAACACCATCATCAGCTACACCAAAAATGCCGAAGACGCCGAAGAAGTGCTTCAAGATGTGTTTGTCACCTTGTTCAACACGGCAGCTAAATTCAAACACGAAGCCTCGGTCAGCACGTGGATCTACCGCATTGCGGTCAACAAATCTCTGGATTTTCTAAGGAAAAAAAATAGCGCCAAGCGCATGGGTGTTTTTTCCTCATTGTATAAAAAAGGTAGCAATGAGACCATCATCGAGCCCGTAGATTTTGTGCATCCTGGCGTAACACTCGAAAACTCCGAAGATGCCAAACTTTTGTTTCGTGTGATCGATCGCCTGTCCGACAACCAGAAAACAGCCTTTATCCTAACCCAAATTGAAGGCTTGCCCCAGCAGGAAGTAGCCGACATTATGAAAATAACGCGCAAGTCTGTGGAGTCGCTGCTGCAACGTGCCAAAGCTAATTTGAGAATAGCTTTAGAAAATTATTATCCCGAACGAGGGAAAACATCAAAAAATACGTCTAGTTAA
- a CDS encoding periplasmic heavy metal sensor, whose translation MKNKIYQIGLGLMLLVNGILIFLFVQGAPRPPRHDRSPKQNGLMEKISQQLQLTPEQQANYFELAKAHATHMNVIDKSHKKLLKTYFKSLILPSEQQPNHDQLLHQIQSLEAQKITITYQHFHDLKALCNESQKAHFELIINDMFDVLIRNSKNNPPPPRD comes from the coding sequence ATGAAAAACAAGATTTACCAAATAGGTCTGGGTCTCATGTTGCTGGTCAATGGGATACTCATTTTCCTCTTCGTACAAGGTGCCCCTCGCCCACCTCGCCATGACAGATCGCCAAAGCAGAATGGACTCATGGAAAAAATAAGCCAACAATTGCAACTCACTCCCGAGCAACAAGCCAATTATTTTGAATTAGCGAAAGCGCATGCCACACATATGAATGTCATCGACAAATCGCATAAGAAATTGCTGAAAACCTATTTTAAATCACTCATTCTTCCTTCTGAGCAGCAACCAAACCATGACCAACTACTGCATCAGATCCAATCTTTGGAAGCTCAAAAAATCACAATAACCTACCAGCATTTCCACGACCTAAAAGCGCTCTGCAACGAATCTCAAAAGGCTCATTTTGAGCTGATTATCAACGACATGTTTGATGTTTTGATTCGCAACAGCAAAAACAATCCACCTCCCCCGAGGGATTAA